Genomic segment of Candidatus Woesearchaeota archaeon:
ACTTTATAGAGAGAATTGCATAAAATGTATTGAACATTCGCTGCCATTTGGGCTAATTCCTTATTTTGACATATAAATTCTTTTTGCTTAAGCAAATATTTATATATCTTGATTTTGATTTTATGATTATGTCGCTTATATTTGACTGGTTTGACAAGATAAAAAGGTATGCTTTTCTGAAGCCCGGAGAAACAAGGGCAGTGATAATAGCTGTAATAGTGATAGGCTTTATAATATCTTTTGATAAATGGGGACCGGATAAAGAGATTGATTTTGTTGTAGGGTTTACTAATCTGTTAGTTTCCATTGTCCTTGTCGCTGTTATTTTTTATCTGCGTCTCTTGTTCCAGAAAATAGTTTCCTTAGGGGCTGATTTACAGGCAGAATTCAAGCTGTGGTCATTGGGGCTGATGCTGGGCCTTGTGGTTGTTTTTATCACTAACGGAAAATTGTGGTTCTTAATACCGGGAGGCATTGTGATACACTATATGCCTGGCCACAGGGTTGGCTGGGTAAGATACGGACTGAATTATTTTGGAGTCGGCATTGTTGGCCTGGCAGGGCCGATAGCCAATATACTGCTGGCTATGATATTCATTATCCTATTCAAGATATTCAGTGTTGAGATATTCTATACTGCATTTATACTGAACCTTGTATGGGCTATATGGACTATACTACCAATACCTCCTGCTGACGGATCCAGGATATTCTTCGGCTCCAGGATGGTCTATATGTTCGGTCTGGCCATAGTGGTTTCTTCAGCTATACTTTTATATTCCGATATCCCTATAATTATAACCATACCTGCGTCATTTTTGATTGCTAGCCTATGGTGGCTGATTTATTATGTTGTGTGGGAAAGATTCAACTGGAAGGGGCCTTATTAAAATGAAGAAAGCTGCTTTTGATTTTTTTTCGGACTGGGCTGAGTTTTTCTTTTTGGTCTTATTATTTACAGGCTTGATTTTAGGAATATTTTCCCCGAGCGCCGTAATAACATACCTTATCGGCTTTTTCTCGGGAATGATGGCCGGCAGGCTTTTTTACGAAAGAAAAGACAAGGGAAGGGCGCCATATATGCTTATAATAATTGGGTTTGTGATGGGATATGTAATAGGCACTTTCCACGGAGACAGAAGGGTAACTTTTCTGCTTTTTGTTATTGGGGCTGTCCTGATGTATTATTTACTGGACAGAAAAATAATCAAGGATACGCTTCTTTAAACGTTAGATTTTTAATATAGGATTTGTTTTCTTTTTTTATGGAAAAAATTGCAGATAATATCTGGAAGATTAATGTAGATTCTAATGTTTACTTCCTGGATATCGGCAGGAAGATAGTGATTGATACCGGTCCGAGGGAAGCGGGAGAGGCAATCAAGAGGGAACTAGGCAAATTGGTTGATTTAAGCAAGGTAGATGCAGTTATATTTACACATCTCCATTATGACCATGTCGGCAATTTTGATATTTTTCCTAATGCTAAGTTTTATGCATCCGAAGAAGAGGTTGAATCCTACAGGCGGAATAAACTTCATGCTGTCCTGCATCCTGCCATAGCATCTAAATTTAACATAGAATTACGCCCCTTAACAGATTTAGAAGGCTTTGACATAATCAAAACTCCAGGCCATACAAAGGGCAGCTTTTGTTTGTTCTATAAAAAGGAAAAAATACTCTTTTCCGGCGATACTTTATTTTTTAATGGCTATGGAAGGGTTGATTTCCCCGGGGCAGTACCTGAGAAGATGGAAGGTAGCTTGGAGAAATTGAAGAAAATTGATTATAAAATATTGGCGCCTG
This window contains:
- a CDS encoding MBL fold metallo-hydrolase translates to MEKIADNIWKINVDSNVYFLDIGRKIVIDTGPREAGEAIKRELGKLVDLSKVDAVIFTHLHYDHVGNFDIFPNAKFYASEEEVESYRRNKLHAVLHPAIASKFNIELRPLTDLEGFDIIKTPGHTKGSFCLFYKKEKILFSGDTLFFNGYGRVDFPGAVPEKMEGSLEKLKKIDYKILAPGHDY